DNA sequence from the Thalassotalea sp. 273M-4 genome:
TTGTGGGCTTAATTGTTGATTTAAATTACAGCAATCCGCATTTAAGTCCGTTTGATGAATTTCAAAGAATGAAACACCACCCAGCAATTGCTCAATACTTAACCGGTGGTAAGCGGGTATCGTATGGGGCCAGAGCGTTAACCAAAGGGGGCTATCATTCGCTACCTAAGATGACCATGCCTGGTGGGCTACTAATTGGTTGTGATGCCGGCACGGTTAATTTCGCCAAAATAAAAGGTAACCATACGGCAATGAAATCTGGCTTGTTAGCCGCTGAAACAGTATATGAAGCGCTTTCTAAAGGGGATCCCGGTGGGCAAGAACTTACTCAGTTTAGTGACCGGTTCGAAAATTCTTGGCTTTATCATGAACTTTATAATAGTCGTAACTTTGGCCCAGCGATTCACCAACTTGGTACTTTATTAGGAGGTGTATATAACACCCTTGATCAAAACCTGTTTAACGGCAATCTACCGTTTAATTTTAAGGATGAACATGCCGATCATCTGCAACTCAAAGAAGCTAAGGATGCCGATAAAATTGCCTATTCTAAACCAGATGGGATTTTAAGTTTTGATCGACTAAGTTCGGTATTTTTATCCAATACCAACCATGAAGAAGAGCAACCATGTCATTTAAAATTGAAGGATAAAAACATCCCGATCACGGTTAATTTAGCTAAATATGATGAGCCTGCTCAGCGCTACTGCCCGGCCGGGGTCTATGAAATCACTAGGTCAGAGGCTGGCGATGCAAGCTTAATCATCAACGCACAGAACTGTATTCACTGTAAAACCTGTGATATTAAAGACCCAAGCCAAAATATCACATGGGTAGCCCCTGAAGGTGCTGGTGGTCCTAACTACCCCAATATGTAGTTGCTAGCTTTATTTCAGGGGAGAGAAAAAGCCATAAAGAGAGTGTTGTCTTGGTTATTTCGAGGTTGCACAAAGGCGTCGCAGAGGACGGTAGAGTCCTCTGTTGTGCATATCTGTTGTGCGTAAATGACCAGCAATGTGGTGCAAAAAAGGTTTGGCAGATTGAAAGGCTGTTACAAAGTCGTGACACATTATGCATTTTCATTGCATTAAAAT
Encoded proteins:
- a CDS encoding electron transfer flavoprotein-ubiquinone oxidoreductase, whose amino-acid sequence is MEFDVVIVGAGPAGLSTACKLMQLAQQNEQELLVCVVEKGSEVGAHILSGAVLEPKALDELFPDWQDRGAPLNTPVTADQMVYLTNAQKSITLPNFCVPKTMHNQGNYIVSMGNVCRWLAEQAESMGVEIFPGFAAQEVIIEDNKVAGIITGDMGLDKHGQAKDSYMPGMELRAKYTVFAEGCRGHLGKELISHFDLDKGKSVQHYGIGFKEIWDIDPSLHQPGLVVHTAGWPLTQGTTGGGYLYHAENNQVFVGLIVDLNYSNPHLSPFDEFQRMKHHPAIAQYLTGGKRVSYGARALTKGGYHSLPKMTMPGGLLIGCDAGTVNFAKIKGNHTAMKSGLLAAETVYEALSKGDPGGQELTQFSDRFENSWLYHELYNSRNFGPAIHQLGTLLGGVYNTLDQNLFNGNLPFNFKDEHADHLQLKEAKDADKIAYSKPDGILSFDRLSSVFLSNTNHEEEQPCHLKLKDKNIPITVNLAKYDEPAQRYCPAGVYEITRSEAGDASLIINAQNCIHCKTCDIKDPSQNITWVAPEGAGGPNYPNM